A section of the Paenibacillus aurantius genome encodes:
- a CDS encoding putative quinol monooxygenase, with the protein MIIIHAQLTIDPAKREMFLQAVQPLIAASRAESGNVSYDLYQPADNANVYTMVEVWQDAQAVADHNASESFTSFVGQAKNFLTAPLGVKAYEGQPLPQ; encoded by the coding sequence TGATTATTATTCATGCGCAGTTGACGATTGATCCCGCCAAACGCGAAATGTTTCTTCAAGCCGTCCAACCGCTGATCGCCGCGTCCCGCGCCGAGAGCGGGAACGTGTCGTACGATCTGTATCAGCCGGCGGACAATGCGAATGTCTATACGATGGTGGAGGTTTGGCAGGATGCCCAAGCGGTGGCGGACCATAACGCCAGCGAGTCCTTCACCTCGTTCGTAGGGCAAGCCAAGAACTTCCTAACCGCACCGCTCGGGGTAAAAGCCTACGAAGGGCAGCCTTTGCCGCAGTAA